A genome region from Oryzias melastigma strain HK-1 linkage group LG12, ASM292280v2, whole genome shotgun sequence includes the following:
- the aif1l gene encoding allograft inflammatory factor 1-like, which yields MPSHANAQGGKAFGLLKEQQRQKLEEINKEYMEDQKYRDEDDLPEKLEGFKNKYAEFDLNDQGEIDLMGLKRMMEKLGAPKTHLELKKMILEVTGGSSNTINYRDFVKMMLGKRSAVLKLVLIFEDKANSTPCKPDGPPPKRDIASLP from the exons ATGCCTTCACACGCAAATGCTCAAG gtgGGAAAGCTTTCGGGTTGCTGAAGGAGCAGCAAAGGCAAAAACTGGAAGAAATAAATAAG GAATACATGGAAGACCAGAAATACAGGGATGAAGATGATCTGCCAGAGAAACTAGAAGGCTTCAAAA ACAAATATGCTGAGTTTGACCTGAACGACCAGGGAGAGATCG ATCTGATGGGTCTGAAGCGGATGATGGAGAAGCTGGGCGCTCCCAAAACCCACTTGGAGTTGAAGAAAATGATCCTGGAGGTGACGGGCGGCAGCAGCAACACCATCAACTACAGAGACTTTGTCAAAATGATGTTGGGCAAACGCTCGGCCGTGCTCAAGCT agttttgatttttgaagaCAAAGCCAACAGCACCCCTTGCAAGCCAGACGGGCCCCCTCCAAAGCGGGACATTGCCAGCTTACCTTAG